In Pyrus communis chromosome 1, drPyrComm1.1, whole genome shotgun sequence, the following are encoded in one genomic region:
- the LOC137724846 gene encoding uncharacterized protein has protein sequence MIIERVGEVAYKLEVPYELAKVHNVFHVSMIRHYVADPSHVIPPQPLETNPDLTYDEEPVTILDWKEKVLRNKTVSLVKVLWRNHSAEDATWETEDWLRDLYPRLFYNY, from the coding sequence ATGATCATcgagcgagttggtgaagtgGCTTACAAGCTTGAGGTGCCTTATGagctggctaaagtgcataatgtttttcatgtgtccATGATTCGTCATTACGTTGCGGATCCgtcgcatgtgatacctcctcaaccattggaaactaatccagatttgacatatgacgaggaaccagtaacgattctggattggaaggagaaggttctgaggaacaagactgtgagtttagtgaaagttttgtggaggaatcactcagcGGAGGATGCTacttgggagacagaagattggctgagagatttgtatcctcggttgttctaCAATTACTAG